GTCTGGAATGGTTTTTCATTGCGTTCTTCCTCCTAATTTTATTGCGCTTAAGCCAGCGCCTTCTTCTTGGCCCGTGAATTTCTCCAGGCAAACAGCAGAACAGAGCCTAATGCAATGAGCAGAAATCCAAGGCTGATGGGTCGAGTGACGAAAATACTAAGGCTGCCATCAGATAGAATCAAAGCACGTCTGAAATTCATTTCTGCGAGAGGTCCAAGCACGATCCCCAGAAGAATCGGCACTAACTGGAAGTCCATTCTCCTAAGGAAATATGCCAAAATACCAACCACGATAATGATATAGACATCATACAGACTGTTGCTGGTGGAATAGGCACCGGCAATGCAGAAGGTCAGCACAATACACGCCAGAAGTTCGTAAGGAATCCGTGTTATGTGTGCATAGAATCTTGTGAAGACACTACCGATGAGATACATGAAAATATTGACTACGAAAAGTCCCAGCATGATGGCATATAGAATATTGCCTTGTTCCCGAAACAGCATAGGACCAGGCACCATGCCATGAATCATGAAAGCGCCCATAAGAATCGCGGTTGCTCCGTCACCGGGCACACCAAGGGTCAGCATGGGGATCATAGTTGAGCCGCAGGCACCATTATTTGCAGATTCGGAAGCAGCGACTCCCTCAATTTCACCTTCGCCGAAGGTCTCCGGGTGTTTCGAGGTAGTTTTAACCTGATTATATGCGATAAACGCAGCTAATCCGCCTCCGGTACCCGGCGTTGCACCAATGATTACTCCGGTGAGAGATCCAATTCCAATGGGCTTCCGGCATCGTTTGTATTCCTCTCGCGTGATTTTGCTTTTGGTAATACTGGATGCATCAACAATTTTTCTGTCTGTACGCGGGTTATACTGAGATTTCATCATAATCTCAGAGATCGCAAATAATCCAATCAATGCAATAATAAGATTGATGCCGCTCATAAGGTTGATCTTTCCAAAAACAAAGCGTGTTGTTCCGCTAATATTGTCCATTCCGATGGTCGATATAAAGATTCCGATACAGGCACCGATCAAACCCTTAAAGATACTTTTATTTGATACGCTTGCAATGACGGAAAGGCCGAATATTGCAAGGGCCAGGTACTCTGCCGGGCCGAAAAGCAATGTAATCTTTGCAATCTGAGGTGCAAGAAACAACAAGGAACCTGCACTGATCAGTCCGCCGATTGTCGAGGCAAACAGTGCCATAGAAAGTGCCTTGTATGCCTCACCTTTCTTGGCCATGGGATAGCCATCAAAAAGTGTAGCAGCATTTGCCGACGTTCCCGGTGTATTAATGAGGATTGCGGTAATCGAACCCCCATATGTACCCCCGCAGTAGATCGCAAGCAGCATCAGAATCGCCATGGTAGGATCCATTCCATAGGTTAACGGGATACAGAGAATAATTCCCAGATCTGATGTGAGCCCGGGAATTGCTCCAACAACAATGCCTAGGGCCAAACCCACTGGGATAATCAAGAAATTTTGCCACTGCAAAAGTGTCTCCAGACCAGCAAAAAATAAGTCCATTTTTCTCCCCCTTTCTTGTTTACGGCAATGAAACCCTAAGCAACATCTTGAATATGAAATACACGACTCCTACCATGGCAAGCGGGATTGCATAATAATACCACCTGCGGGCGCCGTAAAAAACTAGAATTGCAATGGTCAGCAGCATAGTGGAAATCAGAAATCCCACCCATGTAAGCGCTACGAGATAAGCCAAAAAGATAGCCGCGTATATGATGCTTTTGAGTTCCTTTTGAAAGTGTTCTGAACTCAGGGTTGTCCTTGTTATGACAACTTCTTTTTTTGGCGCTGTAAAGATGCCTTGCAGGAGCAAACAGAATGAGAATATTCCCATTCCTCCGATTACAATTTTGGGCACCGTCTGCGCGTTGATCGCAGAGGTTTCCATTGTATCGATCTGACTTGGGATCAGCAGCCACAGCACCACAGCTGCGACCAAGAAAACAGATCCCGACATAATTTCCGAATTGTATTTCAGTTTCATGCTATCACCTCGGTTTCACAGGTGCGGAAGAGAGGCCCCATCGGAAAACAGGCCCCCCCACCGCACAGTAAGCTTGATGTTATGTTATTTGAGGAGCGTGATATAGTCTTCCATCGCCTTGCTTTGTTCATCGATCTTTTGCAGAATTTCGTCCTCCGTGCCGTCCCATGCTTTCATTCCCATTTCGGACATAAACTTCTGGAACTCAGGATCCGCATAAACCTTCTGAAGAAACTCAGTCAAAACCTTTTTCTTTGCATCATCCACACTGGATCTTACTGCAAAATAGTCCATACCGATAAACTCCGCATCAATTCCCTGCTCCTTGAAGGAAGGAATCCTGCCGATTCCATCAACCTCTATGCCATCGGGAATAAAGGTCCCAAGGCAGGCGAGCTCTCCGCTCTTGACATAATCGCGATAGACGGGAGGGGATCCAATGGCAATATCCACATGTCCGCCAGCCAGAGCATTGATTGCATCCTGACCGCCGTCATAAGGTACCGCTTCTGCCGGCAGACCCAACCTCTTGAAGAGCACTGAGATCATCGTATAGCTATCGTTGCCCGGACCACCGGTGGTTGCATATTTTATGGTTTTTCCCGATGCTGCATACTCCTTGAGCTGATCCAGGGTTTCGATACCACTTTTGCCCGGGTTTGACAGAACAACGAACTCAACCTCACGCATACCGATAAGAGGCGTTATATCATCGATTGTATAATTGACGTTCTGAAAGCTTGGTGTCAGTGAAAATAACGGGCCGTTTGCCACGATCATGGAATAACCGTCGTCCGCAGCCTGAAGCGCAGCAGCCATTGCAATTGTTCCTGCGCCACCAGTTTTATTCTCCACGATAACAGGTACACCCAAGTATTTTTCACCATAGGATGCGATTTGGCGTGCAATGGTGTCCGGTCCGCCGCCGAGACTCCAAGGCATAATGATGGTAACCTGCTTTTCAGGGAAGCCGTCTGCAGGTTTTTCACTATCTTCCGGCGTTGAGCCATTTGCCGCAGGCTTTGCACCACAGGCAGTCACCGATATCAGCAGCGCTAATGCCAAAAGGACGGTGAAGAATCGTTTCATCGAGCTTTTCATTGTAATTCCTCCATTCTTATCAAAACAAATTTATCTGATAAATTCCGTGTGAATCCCACGGGAATCAATCACAAGCTTTATGGCGCGAGCGCCGTCCGGGTTTTGGAAATAAGGGGGATAGTCTCGTTCATCTGTAAAAAGTAGAGTTACATTGGGATGTAAACGCAGTAAGGTGTTATATACCTCTGGGTTCGCACTGTGATAGCGTCGATCAGAAGATGCCGTTGTAATGACATGGGTCAGCGGCATTTTAGAAAATACTTCCTCGCTAATGCTGTCCTTTTGACCATGGTGCGGCAATTTGAGAACGTTTACATTTTGGAGCGCTGAAAAGAATTCCGGAGACCATTTGTCAGGGCAATGGTCTGCTGACAGCAACAATGCGGTGTTTTCGGCACTAACCTTGAGAAGCAGACTGCTTTCGTTTGCAGTACGATCAAGATCAAGAAGCGCTTTTGTCGAGTCCTCCGCTGTCAATGCCTCTGTCAGCAGATTCTCAAAAGACTGCTTCGTTTCAAAGGATGGTGCAAGTACATCAAGTTCTATGCCTGATGACAGAAGGATACGATCCCCGTTCTGCAGGACTTTCACTGGAATTGCCTGATGTTTTGCCAACTCCAGAATACGAATTGTAGCAAGGAGGGCTGAAGTGAATAGATGAACGCTGGGCGGCACGGATCGAGCAGCAGCCAACGTCGTTCCTTTTAGAAACAAAGCTGGGTCATAAGGCAAGCGAATCTCACCCACAGAAACCTGATCGAAAATAGCCTCTAATCCACCGATATGATCCTCGTGAATATGAGACAGAATCATCAGATCAATCTTTGACAGCCCTGTTTGCTTTATGTACTCCGCCGCAGGGATACGAAACGGAAAGTCTTTAAACTCTCCTGTCAATGCACTGCCGCCGTCCAGCAGCAGTGTAAATCCATTCGATTCAACTAAAATAGCGTCTCCATAGCCTACATTGATAAATGTTACTTCCAATACACACCTCACCATAGTTCATTTTTCGCCAAACAAAAGATGCCAATCCACGTTTCTAAGTAGTCTGTCGAATCACCAGCTCCACTGGTGTTTGAATTACTTGCTTCGGAGGAGTCTCCCCTTCTATTTGAGCAATCAGCTGCTCTGCTGCAATGCAGCCCATGGCAGCCTTATCCACACGCACCGTGGTTAATTCCGGTTCTACCAAATGACTGATTTCACTATCATCAAAACCAATGATAGCAACATCCTGAGGAATCCGTAATCCTGCGCGCAGCGCCGCCTTTAAAGTTCCGACGGCAATTGTATCATTGGTACAGAAAATGGCCGTAGGGCGATCGGGTAAGGACAGCATCATTGACGCACATTGGGTAGCTTGCTCTGCTGTTGGTTCTATGGTCTGCACAAAACGAAGATCAATCGTCTGTCCGATCTCCCTCAGTGCATCACAATAGCCATTGTAACGGGAAGTGCATACATGAGGCGAGAACGCACCTGCGATGATCGCGATTTTGCGATGTCCCCGCTCGGTCAGATGCCGCATAGCAAGCAGCGCACCACCATACTGATCGGTCGTAACGCAGGTCAAATCATCCACATCAATTGCGTTATTCAGCACTACAACCGGCATATTCTGGCGTCTTAGATCCATTACCATCTGTGCATCAGATTGACCGGCAAGAATAATACCATCCATTTGCTTTTTCACGCAGGTCTGCCCGTTAGGCAAGCGTAAATCCCGGTCAGACGAGATAAAAAGGCTATAGCCTTTTCGAGCACAGGTCTGCAGTACACTTTCAAATATCGGCGAATAAAAGGGATTCAGCACCACAGGATACTGCTTTTCATAGATAACAAACCCAATATTATCCGTACGACCTCGAACCATTGCCCGCGCTATAGCATCAGGTGTGTAATTCAATGCACGTGCAGCTTCATATACTCTCTGGCGCGTTTTTTCCGCAACCTGATCCGGGCTGGCAAACGCACGGGAAACAGTCGCCTTGGAATATCCGCACAAATCTGCTACATCTAAAATTGTTGCAGCCATATCCAACCACCTTTCCATGAAAACGTTCTCATTTTTTTATAAAAGAAAAGTTCTATAAAATGTTTATTAATCAGCGATTTCAACTTATAGAACTAAAATTACCATACATGAGAATGCGATCGTTCTCATGCTGCTATAATATCGCTATTTAAATTCGTTGTCAAGGGGTGTTTATTCATTATTGTTATTCATTATTGTTATTCATTATTGTTTATTCATTATTCTGTTTCTTTATTTTTCTGAACCACGTTTTCATTTTGGATTCATGACGGCTTCTATGGTCGGTTATCTCACTTTGCAGAAAGCGGACACAGATACCCCCATCCCGTCTTTTTAAGCCATTGAATCTGGCAGGAATCAAATTCTATAATGAAATTATTCTACTATCACTTGATTGAAATATTGAATAAAGGAGGATTTATTTATGAAAATCAAAGCTGCTGTAACTTACACGAAGGGGTCACCTTTCAAAATTGAAGAAGTAGAGCTGGCTTCCCCCAAGGATGACGAGATTTTAGTAAAGATCGTTGCATGCGGGGTTTGCCATACGGATCAAGCGGTCCGATTTCAGCACATTCCAGTCCCGCTTCCCGCGGTTTTGGGACACGAAGGCTCAGGTATCGTTGAACAGATCGGCAAAAATGTTACACAATTTGAGATTGGCGACAAGGTGGGGATTTCATTCGGGTTCTGCGGCAAATGTACCAACTGCATAACCGCTCACCAGCATGCTTGCGAGAATTTCAACGCAATTAACTTTGGGGGAGTCCAGCCCGACGGCACCACACGGCTGTCAACAGCAGAAGGAAAGCCGCTATCCACTTTCTTCGGCCAGTCTTCCTTTGCAACCCATGTTGTAGTTAATGAAAACAGTGCAGTTAAGATCCTTCATAATGACATCGATCTTGCTCTGATCGGTCCCATGGGCTGCGGCATCCAGACCGGCGCTGG
This genomic window from Clostridiales bacterium contains:
- a CDS encoding tripartite tricarboxylate transporter TctB family protein, whose protein sequence is MKLKYNSEIMSGSVFLVAAVVLWLLIPSQIDTMETSAINAQTVPKIVIGGMGIFSFCLLLQGIFTAPKKEVVITRTTLSSEHFQKELKSIIYAAIFLAYLVALTWVGFLISTMLLTIAILVFYGARRWYYYAIPLAMVGVVYFIFKMLLRVSLP
- a CDS encoding tripartite tricarboxylate transporter substrate binding protein produces the protein MKSSMKRFFTVLLALALLISVTACGAKPAANGSTPEDSEKPADGFPEKQVTIIMPWSLGGGPDTIARQIASYGEKYLGVPVIVENKTGGAGTIAMAAALQAADDGYSMIVANGPLFSLTPSFQNVNYTIDDITPLIGMREVEFVVLSNPGKSGIETLDQLKEYAASGKTIKYATTGGPGNDSYTMISVLFKRLGLPAEAVPYDGGQDAINALAGGHVDIAIGSPPVYRDYVKSGELACLGTFIPDGIEVDGIGRIPSFKEQGIDAEFIGMDYFAVRSSVDDAKKKVLTEFLQKVYADPEFQKFMSEMGMKAWDGTEDEILQKIDEQSKAMEDYITLLK
- a CDS encoding C4-dicarboxylate ABC transporter permease yields the protein MDLFFAGLETLLQWQNFLIIPVGLALGIVVGAIPGLTSDLGIILCIPLTYGMDPTMAILMLLAIYCGGTYGGSITAILINTPGTSANAATLFDGYPMAKKGEAYKALSMALFASTIGGLISAGSLLFLAPQIAKITLLFGPAEYLALAIFGLSVIASVSNKSIFKGLIGACIGIFISTIGMDNISGTTRFVFGKINLMSGINLIIALIGLFAISEIMMKSQYNPRTDRKIVDASSITKSKITREEYKRCRKPIGIGSLTGVIIGATPGTGGGLAAFIAYNQVKTTSKHPETFGEGEIEGVAASESANNGACGSTMIPMLTLGVPGDGATAILMGAFMIHGMVPGPMLFREQGNILYAIMLGLFVVNIFMYLIGSVFTRFYAHITRIPYELLACIVLTFCIAGAYSTSNSLYDVYIIIVVGILAYFLRRMDFQLVPILLGIVLGPLAEMNFRRALILSDGSLSIFVTRPISLGFLLIALGSVLLFAWRNSRAKKKALA
- a CDS encoding MBL fold metallo-hydrolase, coding for MVRCVLEVTFINVGYGDAILVESNGFTLLLDGGSALTGEFKDFPFRIPAAEYIKQTGLSKIDLMILSHIHEDHIGGLEAIFDQVSVGEIRLPYDPALFLKGTTLAAARSVPPSVHLFTSALLATIRILELAKHQAIPVKVLQNGDRILLSSGIELDVLAPSFETKQSFENLLTEALTAEDSTKALLDLDRTANESSLLLKVSAENTALLLSADHCPDKWSPEFFSALQNVNVLKLPHHGQKDSISEEVFSKMPLTHVITTASSDRRYHSANPEVYNTLLRLHPNVTLLFTDERDYPPYFQNPDGARAIKLVIDSRGIHTEFIR
- a CDS encoding LacI family transcriptional regulator; protein product: MAATILDVADLCGYSKATVSRAFASPDQVAEKTRQRVYEAARALNYTPDAIARAMVRGRTDNIGFVIYEKQYPVVLNPFYSPIFESVLQTCARKGYSLFISSDRDLRLPNGQTCVKKQMDGIILAGQSDAQMVMDLRRQNMPVVVLNNAIDVDDLTCVTTDQYGGALLAMRHLTERGHRKIAIIAGAFSPHVCTSRYNGYCDALREIGQTIDLRFVQTIEPTAEQATQCASMMLSLPDRPTAIFCTNDTIAVGTLKAALRAGLRIPQDVAIIGFDDSEISHLVEPELTTVRVDKAAMGCIAAEQLIAQIEGETPPKQVIQTPVELVIRQTT